A window of Ranitomeya variabilis isolate aRanVar5 chromosome 2, aRanVar5.hap1, whole genome shotgun sequence contains these coding sequences:
- the NAA20 gene encoding N-alpha-acetyltransferase 20, which yields MTSLRAFTCDDLFRFNNINLDPLTETYGIPFYLQYLAHWPEYFIVAEAPGGELMGYIMGKAEGSVAREEWHGHVTALSVAPEFRRLGLAAKLMELLEEISERKGGFFVDLFVRVSNQVAVNMYKQLGYSVYRTVIEYYSASNGEPDEDAYDMRKALSRDTEKKSIIPVPHPVRPEDIE from the exons ATGACTTCGCTGCGAGCCTTCACCTGTGACGATCTCTTTCGGTTCAACAACAT aaatttgGATCCTCTCACAGAAACT TATGGGATCCCTTTCTACTTGCAGTATCTGGCGCATTGGCCCGAATACTTCATTGTTGCTGAGGCGCCTGGTGGAGAACTTATGGGTTACA TAATGGGGAAAGCAGAAGGATCGGTGGCCAGAGAGGAGTGGCACGGCCACGTCACCGCACTGTCTGTGGCCCCTGAATTTCGGCGTCTTGGTTTGGCTGCTAAACTCATGGAGCTCCTCGAAGAAATATCTGAAAG GAAAGGAGGGTTCTTTGTGGATCTTTTCGTTAGAGTATCCAATCAGGTCGCAGTTAACATGTACAAGCAGCTGGGTTATAGTGTATACAGGACTGTGATTGAGTACTATTCAGCCAGCAACGGGGAGCCAGATGAGGACGCCTATG ACATGAGAAAGGCACTTTCCAGAGACACAGAGAAAAAGTCCATCATCCCCGTACCGCACCCAGTCAGGCCGGAGGATATTGAATAA